One window of Epinephelus fuscoguttatus linkage group LG9, E.fuscoguttatus.final_Chr_v1 genomic DNA carries:
- the LOC125894567 gene encoding C-X-C motif chemokine 11-like, translating to MSSIMKVFLLLAVMVCISEAQHKRETGQCLCQLVRNKINSMSDIKDVQIYQATIFCDKMEAVVTNHSGLRYCLNPKLKAVQKVSASIM from the exons ATGTCCAGCATCATGAAAGTGTTTCTGCTCCTGGCTGTCATGGTCTGCATCTCTGAAGCCCAGCataa g CGTGAAACAGGACAGTGTCTGTGTCAGCTTGTCAGGAATAAAATCAACTCGATGTCTGACATAAAGGACGTCCAGATCTACCAAGCAACCATCTTTTGTGACAAAATGGAGGCTGT TGTCACCAACCACAGTGGCCTCCGCTATTGCCTGAACCCCAAGTTGAAGGCAGTGCAAAAAGTCTCGGCTTCCATCATGTGA
- the LOC125894563 gene encoding C-X-C motif chemokine 11-like isoform X5, translated as MSSIMKMFLLLAVMVCISEAQLHAQCLCPRVRSRISSMTDIREVQIYEATIFCDRMEIVVTNNSGLRYCLNPNLKAVQKLLTAMKPKTSTTARPTVHTSSTGSANIARM; from the exons ATGTCCAGCATCATGAAAATGTTTCTGCTCCTGGCTGTCATGGTCTGCATCTCTGAAGCCCAGC TACACGCACAGTGTTTGTGTCCGCGTGTGAGGAGTAGAATCTCCTCGATGACTGACATAAGGGAAGTCCAGATCTACGAAGCAACCATCTTCTGTGACAGAATGGAAATTGT TGTCACCAACAACAGTGGCCTCCGCTATTGCCTGAACCCCAACTTGAAGGCAGTGCAAAAACTCTTGACTGCCAT GAAACCAAAAACCTCGACCACAGCCAGACCAACTGTGCACACCTCCTCCACAGGCAGCGCCAACATAGCTCGCATGTGA